In Mucilaginibacter celer, one DNA window encodes the following:
- a CDS encoding fatty acid desaturase translates to MQKSPSHTGLFVALLVIGCWATSIILLMRWPFSFANPLVYLMVLVQMHLYTGLFITAHDAMHHTVSPVKSVNDFVGYLCTFLYASFWYPKLYTKHHQHHNHVHTTDDPDYHESGFWRWYVQFIRNYLSVWQIVAMAIIFNILKLRIPQQNLIMFWVVPSLLSTLQLFYFGTYQPHKGEHDNKHFARSQRRNHLVAFFSCYFFGYHYEHHEAPGVPWWKLWRKV, encoded by the coding sequence ATGCAAAAAAGCCCCTCACACACCGGTTTGTTTGTTGCCCTGTTGGTTATTGGCTGCTGGGCAACAAGTATAATTTTGTTAATGAGATGGCCGTTCAGCTTCGCCAATCCGCTGGTTTATTTAATGGTTTTAGTGCAAATGCATTTGTACACGGGCTTATTCATTACGGCTCATGATGCTATGCATCATACTGTTTCGCCGGTAAAAAGCGTAAATGATTTTGTGGGGTATTTGTGTACTTTTCTGTATGCATCGTTCTGGTATCCTAAATTGTACACCAAACATCATCAACATCATAATCATGTACATACTACCGACGATCCCGACTATCACGAGAGTGGTTTTTGGCGCTGGTATGTGCAGTTTATCCGCAATTACCTGTCGGTATGGCAAATTGTGGCGATGGCCATTATTTTCAATATTTTAAAGCTACGGATCCCGCAGCAAAATCTCATCATGTTTTGGGTAGTGCCTTCTCTGCTAAGTACATTGCAGCTATTTTATTTCGGCACTTATCAGCCGCATAAAGGCGAGCACGATAACAAACACTTTGCCCGGAGTCAGCGGCGTAATCATCTCGTTGCTTTTTTTAGCTGTTACTTTTTTGGCTATCATTATGAACACCACGAAGCGCCGGGTGTGCCGTGGTGGAAGTTGTGGAGGAAGGTCTGA
- a CDS encoding 4-hydroxy-3-methylbut-2-enyl diphosphate reductase — translation MGDYQLKVTIDQDSGFCFGVVYAIDMAEEILEEDGYLYCLGDIVHNDEEVERLKAKGLRIIEHDALKDLRNEKVLIRAHGEAPDTYRTALENNITLIDASCPVVLKLQNRIKTSYDAKENILIFGKHGHAEVIGLEGQTNNEAIVFQDIAELDNIELPHNITLYSQTTKSMEKFYSVKDELIARGYDLKANDTICRQVSNRDKDLPKFATRFNKIVFVSGKKSSNGKVLFEVCRKHNPDTYFVSSVDELDKNLFSPNDTVGIAGATSTPMWLMQDVKAALENF, via the coding sequence ATGGGAGATTATCAATTAAAGGTTACTATCGATCAGGATTCGGGCTTTTGCTTCGGGGTGGTTTATGCCATTGATATGGCCGAGGAGATTTTGGAAGAGGACGGCTACCTGTATTGCCTGGGCGATATTGTACATAACGATGAAGAGGTAGAACGCCTGAAAGCCAAAGGCCTTCGTATTATAGAGCATGACGCGCTGAAAGATCTCCGCAACGAGAAAGTACTCATCCGCGCCCATGGCGAAGCGCCTGATACCTACCGTACGGCTTTAGAGAATAATATCACCCTTATTGATGCATCCTGCCCGGTGGTGCTTAAACTGCAAAACCGCATCAAAACATCGTACGATGCCAAGGAGAACATCCTGATATTCGGCAAGCATGGCCATGCTGAGGTTATTGGTCTGGAAGGACAAACCAACAACGAGGCCATCGTTTTTCAGGATATTGCCGAATTGGATAATATCGAACTGCCGCACAACATTACCCTTTACAGCCAAACTACCAAGAGTATGGAGAAATTCTACTCGGTAAAAGATGAGTTAATTGCCCGCGGATACGATTTAAAAGCTAACGATACTATTTGCCGCCAGGTAAGCAACCGAGATAAAGACCTGCCTAAATTTGCAACCCGCTTTAACAAAATAGTTTTTGTATCGGGCAAAAAATCATCCAATGGAAAGGTACTGTTCGAGGTTTGTCGGAAGCATAATCCCGATACTTACTTTGTATCGTCGGTTGATGAGCTGGATAAAAACCTTTTTTCACCTAACGATACCGTTGGCATTGCCGGTGCAACCTCCACCCCTATGTGGCTGATGCAGGATGTAAAAGCCGCTTTGGAAAATTTTTAA
- a CDS encoding PD-(D/E)XK nuclease family protein, with protein MEIFKLKHLLDQVKALNDRYKKINELTGENFNVFRILKLESSEVRMHSAFLAELLSPNGSHGQKDKFLKLFLKSFCYKNNPIDSESCKVEIEKHTGFIRENGTEGGRIDIVITDKHNHQIIIENKIYAGDQVNQLYRYRNYSPKADFIYLTLEGNKPSNLSQNELSIDIDFKCYSYAHHIIEWLEQCRKEVAILPIIRESITQYLNLIKYLTNQTLNDTMADELYTLLASNFEASFIIADNLRHSLFKLTEKLSEELVIVATELGLIYHNNVDFKDNYTGFWFSKDEWKYLMIGFQFQNKNKALTYGFTVKSNPEKLPLKITEEFKQIRSNLFKSSLWWPMFEKIDSPFDNWDKYEAWKAIENGSMRSLIREKIEYLLRITEKMEL; from the coding sequence ATGGAAATTTTTAAACTCAAACACTTACTTGATCAGGTTAAAGCGCTGAATGATCGATATAAAAAGATTAACGAACTCACCGGCGAAAACTTTAATGTTTTCAGGATCCTTAAACTCGAATCATCCGAAGTACGGATGCACTCTGCTTTTTTAGCCGAATTACTAAGTCCCAATGGTAGTCATGGGCAAAAAGATAAATTTTTGAAGCTATTTTTAAAATCATTTTGCTACAAGAACAATCCGATAGATTCTGAAAGCTGTAAGGTAGAAATTGAAAAACATACCGGCTTTATTAGAGAAAATGGCACGGAAGGAGGACGAATTGATATTGTTATAACCGACAAGCACAATCATCAAATAATAATTGAAAACAAAATCTATGCGGGAGACCAGGTTAACCAGCTATATCGTTACCGCAATTATTCACCAAAGGCAGATTTTATTTATTTAACCCTTGAAGGTAATAAACCAAGCAATTTAAGTCAAAATGAACTGTCAATTGATATCGATTTTAAATGTTATTCGTATGCCCATCATATAATTGAATGGCTTGAGCAATGCAGAAAAGAAGTTGCAATACTTCCAATTATACGGGAATCGATAACTCAATATCTAAACCTGATAAAATATCTTACCAATCAAACACTTAATGATACTATGGCGGACGAACTCTACACCCTGTTAGCATCGAACTTCGAAGCTTCATTTATAATCGCAGACAATCTTAGGCATTCTTTATTTAAATTGACAGAAAAACTAAGCGAAGAACTTGTTATTGTTGCCACCGAGTTAGGATTAATTTATCACAACAATGTCGACTTTAAAGATAACTATACCGGCTTTTGGTTTAGTAAAGATGAATGGAAGTATTTAATGATAGGATTTCAATTTCAAAATAAAAATAAAGCCCTCACTTACGGCTTTACAGTTAAAAGTAATCCCGAAAAATTACCATTAAAGATAACGGAAGAATTTAAGCAAATTAGAAGCAACCTATTTAAATCAAGCCTGTGGTGGCCAATGTTTGAGAAAATAGATTCCCCATTTGATAATTGGGACAAATATGAGGCGTGGAAAGCAATTGAAAACGGAAGTATGAGATCTCTAATAAGGGAAAAAATTGAATACCTATTAAGGATAACAGAAAAGATGGAATTGTAG